The proteins below are encoded in one region of Apostichopus japonicus isolate 1M-3 chromosome 4, ASM3797524v1, whole genome shotgun sequence:
- the LOC139966757 gene encoding bombesin receptor subtype-3-like, translating to MADYYSYYGSSFSFSTSNSSSVVVKCPGPSTAIITGVSVMCVVGAFGIVSNLALFLIPFLMKAFRTSPNALVTNLALADFLYLIVNAPFSIEHELFPCFQFGLIMCKIQNGFTVTTQAVTVFSLTAGAIERHFALLSRNPQSTSWNIVIFTICTIWAISLFLSIPTVLASHTVRDILCVPLPLFETSAKLHEFLRFLFLYLLPLVIIAWCYTAIFRELQNSRQLTSKIYQSRHLQQARKRSAFVFLSIITLFAVCYLPYFVYNFIFHFLSELFGDSNRTYFVTLDVLRVVSQIAVFLRACLDPCAILIISTKHRRAIKRMWNTLALHLRGAHSSQRAG from the coding sequence ATGGCTGATTATTACAGTTACTACGGGagttccttttccttttccactTCAAATTCGTCTTCGGTCGTCGTAAAGTGCCCTGGACCATCTACGGCCATCATCACTGGTGTGTCAGTGATGTGTGTGGTCGGTGCATTCGGAATTGTATCCAATTTGGCTTTATTCCTCATACCGTTTCTCATGAAGGCGTTTAGAACGTCGCCTAATGCTCTAGTCACAAACCTCGCATTAGCTGATTTCTTGTACCTGATCGTCAACGCGCCATTCTCGATTGAGCACGAGCTGTTTCCTTGCTTTCAATTCGGTTTGATAATGTGTAAAATTCAAAATGGCTTCACTGTGACAACACAGGCTGTTACTGTATTTTCGTTGACTGCCGGAGCGATTGAACGTCACTTTGCCCTGTTATCCAGGAATCCCCAATCAACATCCTGGAACATCGTCATCTTCACTATATGTACCATTTGGGCGATATCTCTTTTTCTCTCGATACCAACAGTGTTAGCGTCTCATACGGTACGCGATATCTTGTGCGTTCCATTGCCTCTGTTTGAAACATCAGCCAAGCTGCACGAATTTCTGAGGTTCCTCTTCCTTTACCTGCTGCCATTGGTAATCATCGCGTGGTGCTATACCGCCATCTTCCGTGAACTTCAAAACTCACGACAGCTGACGAGCAAGATTTATCAATCGCGACATCTTCAACAAGCTCGCAAGAGGAGTGCGTTTGTTTTCCTGTCCATAATCACATTATTTGCGGTCTGTTATTTGCCATATTTCGTctataatttcattttccatttcttGTCCGAGTTGTTTGGTGACAGTAATAGGACATATTTTGTCACTCTCGATGTCTTAAGGGTCGTCAGTCAAATTGCTGTATTTCTACGGGCATGTCTGGATCCATGCGCTATTTTAATCATTAGTACCAAGCACAGGAGAGCTATTAAAAGAATGTGGAACACGTTAGCGTTACACCTGCGTGGTGCGCATTCTAGTCAAAGAGCTGGTTAA